One segment of Niabella beijingensis DNA contains the following:
- the galE gene encoding UDP-glucose 4-epimerase GalE, whose product MSKILVTGGSGYIGSHTIVDLIENGYEVISVDNNSRSQPFILENVEKITGKSVKNYKVDLCNFDDTHAIFEENPDITGIIHFAAYKAVGESVEQPLVYYENNLNSLINILKCARDFDTPYFVFSSSCTVYGNPDSIPVVETTPTKPAESPYGATKQMGEQILTDFAKVFDTNVIALRYFNPVGAHPSIQIGELPVGRPQNLVPAITQTAIGKLSKMTVYGTDYDTRDGSCVRDFIHVSDIAHAHTLAIKYLEEVKNKSNYEIFNLGTGNGVTVLEAIQSFEKVSGVKLNYEIGPRRPGDVIAIYANNDHAVQSLGWEIKYGLDDMMRTAWEWEQKLAKETQPQ is encoded by the coding sequence ATGAGTAAGATTCTGGTGACTGGTGGTAGCGGCTATATCGGATCGCATACCATTGTTGATTTAATTGAAAACGGGTACGAGGTGATCTCTGTGGATAACAACAGCCGATCCCAGCCTTTTATCCTGGAAAACGTTGAAAAAATTACCGGCAAAAGTGTAAAGAACTATAAGGTGGATCTTTGCAACTTTGATGACACCCATGCTATTTTTGAAGAAAATCCTGATATCACCGGTATCATCCATTTTGCCGCTTATAAGGCCGTGGGAGAATCCGTGGAACAGCCGCTGGTTTATTATGAGAACAACCTCAACTCTCTGATCAATATTTTAAAATGCGCCCGTGACTTTGACACGCCGTATTTTGTCTTTTCTTCTTCCTGTACGGTATACGGCAACCCGGACAGCATACCGGTGGTGGAAACCACGCCTACCAAACCGGCAGAATCGCCTTACGGAGCTACCAAACAAATGGGCGAACAGATCCTCACGGACTTTGCAAAAGTGTTTGATACCAATGTGATCGCCCTGCGGTATTTTAATCCGGTTGGCGCGCACCCTTCCATCCAGATCGGTGAACTGCCGGTTGGCCGCCCGCAGAACCTGGTACCGGCCATCACCCAGACAGCTATCGGCAAGCTATCAAAAATGACCGTATATGGTACGGATTACGATACGCGCGATGGCTCCTGTGTGCGTGATTTCATTCATGTAAGCGACATTGCGCATGCCCACACGCTGGCTATTAAATACCTGGAAGAGGTAAAAAATAAAAGCAATTACGAGATCTTCAACCTGGGAACGGGGAACGGGGTTACCGTGCTGGAAGCCATCCAATCCTTTGAAAAAGTAAGCGGCGTAAAGCTGAACTATGAGATCGGTCCCCGCCGGCCGGGTGATGTGATCGCCATTTATGCCAACAACGACCACGCCGTACAAAGCCTGGGCTGGGAGATTAAATACGGACTGGATGATATGATGCGTACCGCATGGGAATGGGAGCAAAAACTGGCGAAGGAAACCCAACCGCAATGA
- a CDS encoding inorganic phosphate transporter yields MFTYLVVIIGLALIFDYINGFHDAANSIATVVSTKVLTPFQAVIWAALFNFVAYFIFKDHGVANTIAKTVKENFIDLNVIFAGLIAAIIWNLFTWWRGIPSSSSHTLIGGFAGAGISHAIGMGTGNPFTAVNSSVILTIAAFIFLAPIIGMIMAFLFSIWFINSFKKGWRVKLFSFFVIAAVFVFLSFVLETDPAQLKSHYESYFLKLIFYSHNFKYILLGLILIIMAVFSLFLSGLNAHRANIWFKRLQLVSSAIFSIGHGGNDAQKVMGIIMAALVAYDPNSYNLNHMVIWVPLACYTAIALGTMSGGWKIVKTMGTKITKVTPFEGVAAETAGALTLFATEAMKIPVSTTHTITGSIMGVGATKRLSAVRWGVTINLVWAWILTIPVSAVLASVVYFIMKLIVPGIQ; encoded by the coding sequence ATGTTTACATATCTAGTTGTTATCATCGGCCTGGCACTCATATTTGACTATATCAACGGATTTCATGATGCAGCCAACTCTATTGCTACTGTTGTTTCCACAAAAGTGCTGACCCCCTTTCAGGCGGTTATATGGGCCGCACTGTTCAACTTTGTAGCCTATTTTATCTTTAAGGACCACGGTGTGGCCAATACCATCGCTAAAACGGTAAAAGAAAACTTTATCGATCTTAATGTGATCTTCGCGGGGCTTATTGCTGCTATTATCTGGAACCTTTTTACCTGGTGGAGGGGTATTCCGTCCTCTTCTTCCCACACGCTTATCGGAGGCTTTGCGGGGGCCGGTATCTCCCACGCCATCGGAATGGGAACGGGCAACCCGTTTACCGCTGTAAACTCCAGCGTGATCCTTACCATTGCCGCGTTTATCTTCCTGGCGCCCATTATCGGTATGATCATGGCATTCCTTTTCTCCATCTGGTTCATCAACTCCTTTAAAAAAGGATGGAGGGTCAAGCTCTTTTCATTCTTTGTAATTGCTGCGGTGTTCGTATTCCTCAGCTTTGTGCTGGAAACCGATCCTGCCCAGCTCAAATCCCATTATGAATCGTATTTTCTGAAGCTGATCTTTTACTCCCATAACTTCAAATACATATTATTAGGACTGATCCTGATCATTATGGCCGTTTTTTCCCTGTTTTTGAGCGGCCTCAATGCACACCGTGCCAATATATGGTTTAAACGGCTGCAGCTGGTTTCATCCGCCATCTTCAGCATCGGACATGGTGGTAATGATGCTCAAAAGGTAATGGGCATCATCATGGCGGCACTGGTAGCTTATGACCCCAATTCGTATAACCTGAACCATATGGTCATCTGGGTGCCGCTGGCCTGCTATACTGCCATTGCCCTGGGTACCATGAGCGGGGGCTGGAAAATTGTAAAAACCATGGGTACCAAGATCACCAAAGTGACCCCCTTTGAGGGCGTGGCTGCGGAAACCGCCGGAGCACTTACCCTGTTTGCAACAGAGGCCATGAAGATACCGGTGAGCACTACCCATACCATCACCGGTTCCATTATGGGGGTGGGCGCCACCAAGCGCTTATCGGCCGTACGCTGGGGCGTAACCATCAACCTTGTCTGGGCCTGGATCCTTACCATCCCGGTAAGCGCGGTACTGGCCAGCGTTGTTTATTTTATCATGAAACTGATCGTACCGGGTATACAGTAA
- a CDS encoding DUF47 domain-containing protein — protein sequence MGLNSFLKIFTPSNTVFFELFEKIAANVASMGKLLKQMVNETDVDKRNSLAQSIIDMEHGNDELTHNVFTELGRNFITPFDREDIHYLATSLDDIADYIYATAKKITTYRVNPNETGIQKMAELIVQAAEQVQAAVMELRDMKKVRNITEALVKINSIENQADDVFDLSIEYLFDTEADAKEVIKKREVYQAMEVVTDKCEDVGNVIESIIIKYA from the coding sequence ATGGGACTAAACTCTTTTCTCAAAATTTTCACCCCCAGCAATACCGTTTTTTTTGAATTGTTTGAAAAGATAGCCGCCAACGTGGCTTCTATGGGGAAACTTTTAAAGCAGATGGTCAATGAAACCGATGTAGACAAACGGAACTCCCTTGCCCAGTCCATAATAGATATGGAACATGGCAATGATGAACTCACCCACAATGTTTTTACAGAACTGGGCAGAAACTTTATCACTCCCTTCGACCGGGAAGATATCCACTACCTCGCCACCTCCCTGGATGATATTGCCGATTATATATATGCCACCGCAAAAAAGATCACTACCTACCGTGTAAACCCGAATGAAACAGGGATACAAAAAATGGCGGAGCTGATCGTACAGGCGGCCGAGCAGGTACAGGCGGCTGTTATGGAGCTGCGTGATATGAAAAAAGTACGCAATATTACCGAGGCCCTTGTAAAAATAAACAGCATCGAAAACCAGGCCGATGATGTCTTTGATCTGAGTATCGAATATTTATTTGATACAGAAGCCGACGCAAAAGAGGTAATTAAGAAAAGAGAAGTATACCAGGCAATGGAAGTGGTTACCGATAAATGCGAAGATGTCGGTAATGTGATCGAATCCATTATTATTAAATATGCCTAA
- a CDS encoding TonB-dependent receptor → MQIRLLFVTFLMFVSHLVFSQAKLSGKITDGETGAAIVGASVTITGEQKGVTTDVDGGFYISVQRNVKYSLTVSNVGYQTKEVGDIQVTDTDVPVVNITLEKSNQQLQEVVVKTSARRESVASLYNVQKLSSSISDGISADIIKKSPDRNTGDVLKRVSGASIQDNKFVIIRGLNERYNTALLNNAVLPSTEADTRAFSFDIIPSSAVDNLVIYKTPTPDLPGDFAGGAIKITTKDYPTSKLSELSFTAGYNTMTTFKSFYKNPDKGNLDFLGFLDDSRLIPGPYYRNISQFINKTDDFKTAVTKMFPNTFGFKNANNSLPNLSLSYTGGNTKLMSNNNKLGYIFSLGYGTSRQVSERTRDEYLADKSLRYSYTTTNYDQKSNLNALLNLTYSYGKSKLSFKNLFNNDFTSSLGLRNGYDVSNGEDDKFLIKSNLNHIVQNGIVNSVLEGAHSLNNGWKADWTGSFSYTYRNEPDQRILNFRTRSGQTDNFFLPLGNQNSPAIDRAGRVYSFLNENIYGASANVIKEFQWLNLPQIFKFGTANYYRKRNVEVDAIGYASLSAGGVDIPEPETGTFSSVFTNDNIDNYGITVGNILNNSASYKGDALLNAGYVMLDNKLAPSVKLTWGVRVENYRQELNALDNRSTSVDKPISNFDVLPSVLFTYSLNPKSNLRLAGSQSVNRPEFRELTNYIVYDYDLALFVAGNPELRRSKNSNLDLRYEWFPGAGQIISASLFYKKFDNPIERVNLGNDFLSYQNAKSSEVYGAEVEIRKKLDFFQSDFLERLSLYVNAAYMKGSIKFENMLSANNPMQGQSPYLINTGITYSDREDKFMFNLLYNRIGPRLSYRGQDGALNIYEKPRDVIDAQISRKFLNKKLEVKATVSDILAQPFNWYYKFDPATSNIGYDEADSKIMRSTKLGTSASLTIKYLF, encoded by the coding sequence ATGCAAATTAGGCTGCTGTTCGTTACTTTTCTCATGTTTGTTTCCCATCTGGTTTTTTCACAGGCAAAGCTGTCCGGAAAAATTACTGATGGAGAAACGGGCGCTGCAATTGTAGGCGCATCAGTAACAATAACAGGAGAACAAAAGGGAGTGACCACTGATGTTGATGGTGGATTCTATATTTCGGTACAAAGGAATGTAAAATACAGCCTTACCGTTTCAAATGTTGGTTATCAAACAAAAGAAGTTGGCGATATCCAGGTTACAGATACCGATGTGCCTGTTGTCAATATCACGCTGGAAAAATCCAATCAGCAGTTACAGGAAGTGGTGGTAAAAACAAGTGCCAGAAGGGAATCTGTTGCTTCCTTATATAATGTACAAAAATTAAGTTCTTCTATTTCTGATGGTATTTCGGCGGATATTATCAAAAAATCCCCTGACAGGAATACCGGCGATGTATTGAAAAGGGTAAGTGGTGCTTCGATACAGGACAATAAATTTGTGATCATTCGTGGGTTGAATGAAAGATATAATACTGCATTGCTCAACAATGCAGTGTTGCCAAGCACCGAAGCTGACACGCGAGCGTTTTCATTTGATATAATTCCTTCTTCTGCGGTGGATAATTTGGTGATTTATAAGACACCTACACCTGATCTTCCCGGAGATTTTGCTGGAGGGGCAATAAAAATCACCACAAAGGATTATCCTACCTCGAAGTTAAGTGAGCTTTCGTTCACTGCCGGGTATAACACAATGACAACATTTAAGTCCTTTTACAAAAATCCGGATAAGGGAAATCTGGACTTCCTGGGTTTTTTAGATGACAGTCGTCTGATACCTGGTCCATACTACCGTAATATTTCGCAGTTTATTAATAAGACCGATGACTTTAAGACTGCTGTTACAAAAATGTTTCCCAATACGTTCGGATTCAAAAATGCGAATAACAGTTTACCCAATCTTTCCTTGTCATATACCGGAGGCAATACTAAACTGATGTCAAACAATAATAAGCTTGGATACATTTTTTCTTTAGGATATGGCACATCGCGACAGGTTTCAGAGCGTACCCGCGATGAATATTTGGCCGACAAAAGCTTGCGTTACTCATATACTACTACAAATTATGATCAAAAAAGCAATCTCAATGCATTGCTGAACCTGACCTACTCCTACGGTAAGAGTAAGCTGTCATTTAAAAACCTGTTTAACAACGATTTCACTTCTTCTCTTGGCTTAAGAAACGGATATGATGTTTCTAATGGAGAAGATGATAAATTCTTAATAAAAAGTAATCTGAATCACATTGTTCAAAATGGCATAGTTAACTCGGTTTTAGAGGGGGCACATAGTTTGAATAATGGTTGGAAAGCCGACTGGACGGGGTCTTTTTCTTATACTTACAGAAATGAACCAGATCAAAGGATTTTAAATTTCAGAACACGTTCAGGCCAGACGGATAATTTCTTTCTCCCACTGGGCAATCAGAACTCACCAGCAATAGATCGTGCTGGGAGAGTATATTCTTTCCTGAATGAGAATATCTACGGGGCTTCTGCTAATGTAATCAAAGAATTTCAATGGCTGAACCTGCCCCAGATATTTAAATTCGGAACAGCAAACTACTATCGCAAGAGAAATGTTGAGGTGGATGCAATAGGATACGCTTCATTGAGTGCCGGCGGTGTTGATATTCCCGAACCGGAAACAGGAACATTCTCTTCCGTTTTTACAAATGATAATATTGACAATTACGGAATTACTGTTGGTAATATACTGAATAATTCCGCATCTTATAAAGGCGATGCCTTATTAAATGCCGGTTATGTTATGTTAGATAATAAGCTGGCACCTTCTGTAAAACTTACATGGGGGGTACGTGTTGAAAATTACCGGCAGGAATTAAATGCTCTGGATAACAGAAGTACCAGTGTTGATAAGCCGATATCGAATTTTGATGTGCTGCCATCAGTATTGTTTACTTACTCTCTAAATCCAAAATCCAATCTAAGACTTGCAGGCTCACAATCAGTTAACCGTCCTGAATTCAGGGAATTGACAAATTATATCGTCTACGATTATGATCTGGCGCTTTTCGTTGCTGGTAATCCTGAGCTTCGGAGAAGTAAAAACTCTAATCTGGATTTAAGGTACGAATGGTTTCCTGGGGCAGGTCAGATTATTTCGGCAAGTCTGTTTTATAAGAAGTTTGACAATCCAATCGAGCGTGTCAATCTTGGAAATGATTTTCTGTCGTATCAGAACGCCAAAAGTTCTGAAGTATATGGTGCCGAGGTGGAGATTAGAAAAAAATTGGATTTTTTTCAAAGCGACTTCTTAGAGAGGCTTTCCCTGTATGTGAATGCTGCTTACATGAAAGGGTCTATCAAGTTTGAAAATATGCTTTCTGCGAATAACCCGATGCAGGGTCAATCGCCTTATTTAATCAACACTGGTATAACATATTCAGATAGGGAAGATAAGTTTATGTTTAATCTGTTGTATAACAGGATTGGCCCACGTCTGTCATACAGAGGGCAGGACGGTGCATTAAATATCTATGAAAAACCCAGGGATGTTATAGATGCACAGATAAGCAGGAAATTTCTTAATAAGAAGCTCGAGGTTAAAGCTACTGTATCTGACATTTTGGCCCAGCCATTTAATTGGTATTACAAGTTTGATCCGGCAACATCCAATATCGGTTATGACGAAGCCGATTCGAAGATTATGCGGTCAACAAAGCTGGGAACATCCGCATCTCTGACAATAAAATATCTTTTTTAA
- a CDS encoding Fic family protein, with protein MKLQLLQPNLIKLFEKQVKASVSKCFKDLEESDFTVQDFKHYMLAGAVASSQIEGSTLDLNSFFVSKANNKNSKEVKEIEDLLKAYQYAKRYRLTPKGVLKCHELLAGTFSNLTKGQKGKYRKTQVGIRGWQGLVYLAIEPEKVPAEMDKLFADIEILLEESLSLKQTLYYAAYIHFMFAKIHPFADGNGRAARLLEKWFLAECLGTSVWGMPTEKYYYDNRRGYYNGLNIGRDYYETLEQLDKILPFLTLLPKAVCYKPVD; from the coding sequence ATGAAATTACAACTACTTCAGCCCAACTTAATAAAGCTGTTTGAAAAACAGGTGAAAGCATCTGTTAGCAAATGTTTTAAAGATTTGGAAGAAAGCGATTTTACAGTACAGGATTTTAAACATTATATGCTGGCCGGGGCGGTGGCGTCCTCCCAAATAGAGGGCAGCACGCTGGACCTGAATAGCTTTTTTGTAAGCAAGGCCAATAATAAAAACAGCAAAGAGGTAAAAGAAATTGAAGATTTATTAAAAGCATACCAATATGCCAAACGATATCGCCTGACCCCAAAGGGGGTACTGAAATGCCATGAACTATTAGCCGGCACATTTAGCAACTTAACCAAAGGGCAAAAAGGTAAATACCGTAAAACGCAGGTGGGCATAAGAGGCTGGCAGGGGCTGGTTTATTTGGCCATAGAGCCGGAAAAAGTGCCTGCCGAAATGGATAAACTGTTTGCGGATATTGAAATACTCCTGGAAGAAAGTTTAAGCCTGAAACAAACCCTTTACTATGCCGCCTATATACATTTTATGTTTGCCAAAATACACCCGTTTGCAGATGGCAACGGCCGTGCTGCCCGGTTGCTGGAAAAATGGTTTTTAGCAGAATGCCTGGGTACATCCGTTTGGGGCATGCCTACTGAAAAGTATTACTACGATAACAGGCGGGGCTATTACAACGGCTTAAATATTGGCCGTGATTATTATGAAACGCTGGAGCAATTGGATAAGATACTACCTTTTTTAACCCTGCTGCCCAAAGCGGTATGTTATAAGCCGGTGGATTAA
- a CDS encoding M57 family metalloprotease codes for MKKLKQLAVLIIFTAFIGCKKNDFSEIKKDDKNELSAVLQNFLKSNSLSSKDVQENDDYFIVDGDILISKSGLKKIAATSPRQVSTNNTVQGSLTNITIGFYDATPSQFSADDSRWFYTIRRAVDAWNTISSCRINLIHVYNNMYAPYPSLNVDILVVPENLGSGNFGQGEWPTQAGAPGNRIKVNPYTANTDGSPRSQDQDVYMLIHEIGHCLGLRHTDWFVEGAGTIGANPIPGTPSSGASTDDASSVMNSGRLGTSYGWGAYPSDGRFSSYDKVAARYLYPLGNSGYTFKTVINGPTSGSVSQTLIMTSGAGADNYGHEWRELDASGNILYGPYQAGAQIEFSMPNPGTYFLETRIINGELPGEWIRKTVVFN; via the coding sequence ATGAAAAAATTAAAACAACTTGCTGTCCTTATCATTTTTACTGCATTTATCGGATGTAAGAAAAATGATTTTTCGGAAATCAAAAAAGATGATAAGAATGAGCTCTCGGCAGTGCTGCAAAATTTTTTAAAGAGTAATAGCCTTAGTTCAAAAGATGTCCAGGAAAATGATGATTATTTTATTGTAGACGGAGATATATTAATATCTAAATCAGGATTGAAGAAAATAGCAGCTACCTCTCCCAGACAGGTATCTACGAATAATACAGTGCAGGGAAGTTTAACAAATATCACAATTGGGTTTTACGATGCAACACCTTCTCAATTCAGTGCTGACGATAGCCGATGGTTTTACACGATTAGAAGGGCTGTTGACGCCTGGAATACGATCAGCAGTTGCAGGATAAACCTCATACATGTTTACAATAACATGTATGCACCCTACCCTTCGCTGAATGTTGATATTCTGGTTGTTCCGGAAAACCTTGGTTCTGGCAACTTTGGACAAGGCGAATGGCCCACACAAGCTGGTGCACCAGGAAATAGAATTAAAGTCAATCCTTATACAGCAAATACTGATGGCTCACCCAGAAGTCAGGATCAAGATGTATACATGCTTATACATGAAATAGGGCACTGCCTGGGTTTGCGACATACTGACTGGTTTGTAGAGGGTGCAGGAACTATAGGAGCCAACCCGATTCCCGGAACACCCTCATCTGGCGCCTCAACAGATGATGCAAGTTCTGTAATGAATTCGGGAAGACTGGGCACCAGTTATGGCTGGGGGGCCTATCCTTCAGATGGAAGATTTTCTTCCTATGACAAGGTTGCTGCCAGGTATTTATATCCATTGGGAAATAGCGGATACACATTTAAAACAGTAATTAATGGGCCAACCTCCGGATCTGTAAGTCAAACGTTAATTATGACGTCGGGTGCTGGCGCTGATAATTATGGACATGAATGGCGGGAACTTGATGCCAGCGGAAATATACTGTACGGGCCTTACCAAGCAGGTGCACAAATAGAATTTTCAATGCCCAACCCCGGCACATACTTTCTTGAGACAAGAATTATAAATGGCGAACTACCAGGAGAATGGATACGAAAGACGGTTGTTTTTAATTAG
- a CDS encoding RagB/SusD family nutrient uptake outer membrane protein, producing MKTYIFRPFLIIMVISFTIISCSKDFLNIDPTGQVPEETAWQDPALAQAFVTGIYSGGTGVYGLGVGGFDEQMLASLTDEATFTHTGRDINTVMEGSSSPSSTGWIPGSYSWKNLYDNIRAANISLEKLAEPKIDTALANRLKGEAHFLRAYFYHQLLRYYGGVPLISKAYDLNQDYSVTRNTFEECVNFIIADCDTAIWLINKTQMDKGRASVLAALALKSRILLYAASDLAYLPLAKTKIPELASHPKPELFGYAGGDRDARWTAAKLAAKQVMDMGTGYKLNLNAKVSAAEGKTNYMSIAMSGYSKALGMDANAGSEVIFGRYYNLNVNTGGGVSIAQYNGPNGYHNWAGNTPIGLLADDYEMADGTPFSWSNPAQKASPYTGRDPRFYATILYDGADWKPRNLISGNVDPANQIQTGQYDLMVSGAKTTFNGLDTRSSSIEDWNGSRTGYYMRKFIDPDPKIVDANTKQLIPWPFFRYTEAVFNYIEACIELKEDGEAREWLNRIRYRSGMPAVTDAGDALKKRYRNEKRVEMAYEEQRYFDVRRWLIPQETVGRKLTFINVVGNFKPGQQLANTYRHDNNIYNYTYTPVVNEAHENRKWLNKMYYAPLSRDEMNKNTSLVQNPGY from the coding sequence ATGAAAACATATATTTTTAGGCCATTTTTGATCATTATGGTCATTTCATTTACAATTATTAGTTGCAGTAAGGATTTTCTCAATATTGACCCCACGGGACAGGTACCTGAAGAGACCGCCTGGCAGGACCCGGCACTGGCACAGGCTTTTGTTACGGGCATTTACAGCGGTGGTACCGGCGTGTACGGACTGGGCGTGGGTGGTTTTGATGAGCAGATGCTGGCATCGCTCACCGACGAAGCCACCTTTACACATACCGGGCGGGACATCAACACAGTAATGGAAGGCAGCTCCAGTCCCAGCAGCACGGGGTGGATCCCCGGCAGTTACAGCTGGAAGAATCTTTACGATAATATCCGTGCTGCCAATATTTCATTGGAGAAACTGGCGGAGCCAAAGATCGATACAGCACTGGCGAACCGGCTGAAGGGAGAGGCGCATTTTCTCCGGGCCTACTTTTACCATCAGCTGCTGCGCTACTATGGCGGCGTACCCCTTATTTCCAAGGCATATGATCTGAACCAGGATTATAGTGTAACACGGAACACCTTTGAAGAGTGTGTGAACTTTATCATTGCCGACTGTGATACCGCAATTTGGCTGATCAATAAAACACAAATGGACAAAGGAAGGGCCAGCGTGCTGGCAGCCCTGGCGTTAAAGTCGCGGATCCTTTTGTATGCCGCCAGCGACCTGGCCTATCTGCCCCTGGCAAAAACAAAAATCCCCGAGCTGGCCAGTCATCCCAAACCGGAGCTGTTCGGCTATGCCGGCGGCGACCGTGACGCGCGCTGGACTGCAGCAAAACTGGCGGCAAAACAGGTGATGGACATGGGCACAGGGTATAAACTCAACCTCAATGCCAAGGTTTCGGCCGCCGAGGGCAAAACCAATTATATGTCCATTGCCATGAGTGGTTACAGCAAGGCGCTGGGTATGGATGCCAATGCCGGTTCAGAGGTGATTTTTGGCCGTTACTATAACCTCAATGTAAATACGGGGGGAGGTGTCAGCATCGCCCAGTACAACGGTCCTAACGGCTATCACAACTGGGCCGGGAACACACCGATCGGGCTGCTGGCAGATGATTATGAAATGGCCGACGGTACCCCCTTCAGCTGGAGCAATCCGGCACAAAAGGCCAGCCCCTATACCGGCCGGGACCCGCGCTTCTATGCCACCATCCTGTATGATGGTGCCGACTGGAAGCCCCGTAACCTGATCTCGGGAAATGTGGACCCCGCCAACCAGATCCAGACCGGGCAATACGACCTTATGGTTAGCGGTGCCAAAACCACTTTTAACGGGCTCGATACCCGCAGCAGCTCCATCGAGGACTGGAACGGAAGCCGCACCGGTTATTATATGCGCAAGTTTATCGACCCCGACCCCAAGATCGTGGATGCCAATACCAAGCAGCTCATTCCCTGGCCCTTCTTCCGGTATACGGAAGCCGTGTTCAATTATATAGAAGCCTGTATTGAGCTGAAAGAAGACGGCGAGGCCCGCGAATGGCTGAACCGGATCCGCTACCGTTCCGGCATGCCGGCCGTTACCGATGCCGGTGATGCCCTTAAAAAGCGCTACCGTAATGAAAAAAGAGTGGAAATGGCCTATGAAGAGCAGCGGTATTTTGATGTGCGGCGCTGGCTGATCCCGCAGGAGACCGTAGGCCGTAAACTCACTTTTATCAATGTGGTGGGCAACTTTAAACCCGGGCAGCAACTGGCAAATACCTACCGGCATGATAATAATATCTACAATTATACCTATACCCCGGTGGTGAATGAGGCACATGAGAACCGGAAATGGCTTAATAAGATGTATTATGCCCCGCTCAGCCGGGATGAAATGAATAAGAATACCTCCCTGGTGCAGAACCCGGGATATTGA